The Miscanthus floridulus cultivar M001 chromosome 17, ASM1932011v1, whole genome shotgun sequence genome has a window encoding:
- the LOC136514989 gene encoding PWWP domain-containing protein 1-like has translation MSDPAAGGAMVPAAGGGGAWANGGPRFGDMVWAKVKSHPWWPGHIYSVSLTNDEEVHRGYRDGLVLVAFFGDSSYGWFEPSELVPFEDNFTEKAAQGGSSRSSFAAAVAEAVDEVARRSALALLCPCNNPDAFRPHPIDGNFFLVDVPAFDTDADYHRDQIRAARQRFVPRKALDYLLDAAVTQQDAAEKAARTVPGMEMAGLFSAYRRAVFSPIDNTYAQAFGVDPELALAAEQKAAAERAQRARPLKGGLRKTAAEQATPAAGRRGRSGAGGAAARLMEKIVPGASAMKAKSSSKKDQYLLKRRDAPEASSPAAHRQPQLPDAPPPVPAPALDDGPPGFPASGDPPTPPLPGSSIADEDFMLLQRRTPLVEVPPPAAHQAQPTEGPAGVAVAPKKVTKPKKPRKREREEGADADADASPDAVDAAGEPKKRKKKKDLSNLDGSGAGKAAVVQDPNGLDLTQVLSDIRNLPLAPFHGADRRISDTARSFVLAFRSKYYKKSYENDPPEESKKMSLDKPTAAAVPDGQSPKKKKPAAPRPGAGNNDPTKAGVKRGPSDRQGELAVKKKAKLDKIKTLSSEKKAAGLGLEQKDTAAAQQQAARAAGGGKDNKAEMGGAAAKKKEPAPAPRVRTPSPTALMMKFPLKSTLPSVASLKARFARFGPLDVDGIRVYWKSHMCRVIYRFKSDAEAALRYAKDNAMFGQVDTQYHLREVESGTAGREPPLAAPEAPPQQQKRSELRLMETASFRPGSSGNGAPLPMSRAGGVPARPAVGQQQPKSILKKSTDEGNSGTTREVSRVKFMLDGADGGKLEPPAPPASVGGGNGADGGVKAAKSVGFASSSQPLQPPPRALQPPMRPALQQQQPPRAAVTQQLPPPPSLQLQQHLPYHQPRVADGPPQVLPSGQLLAYPPRGHGEGPSALPGPPLPPLPYQPRPSGFPGGQQQQVGYPPRSGDSPPLLAGQQQQQFPPRPVNANAAEEVPAWKRGEKEFKEEVWRLMTGIAKMVEPLTDKNGFFPYHLFRAQ, from the exons ATGTCCGACCCTGCCGCCGGAGGCGCCATGGTCCCCGCtgccggaggcggcggcgcgtGGGCGAACGGCGGACCCCGCTTCGGCGACATGGTCTGGGCCAAGGTGAAGTCCCACCCGTGGTGGCCGGGCCACATCTACAGCGTCAGCCTCACCAACGACGAGGAGGTACACCGCGGCTACCGCGACGGGCTCGTCCTCGTCGCCTTCTTCGGCGACTCGAGCTACGGGTGGTTCGAGCCCAGCGAGCTCGTCCCCTTCGAGGACAACTTCACCGAGAAGGCGGCCCAGGGCGGCAGCTCCCGCAGCAGcttcgccgccgccgtggccgagGCCGTCGACGAGGTAGCCCGCCGCAGCGCGCTGGCGCTGCTCTGCCCGTGCAACAACCCCGACGCCTTCCGCCCCCACCCCATCGACGGCAACTTCTTCCTGGTCGATGTCCCGGCATTCGACACCGACGCTGACTACCACCGCGACCAGATCCGGGCCGCGCGGCAGCGATTCGTGCCGCGGAAGGCGCTCGACTACCTTCTGGACGCCGCCGTGACTCAGCAGGACGCTGCGGAAAAAGCCGCGCGCACCGTGCCTGGGATGGAGATGGCCGGGCTGTTCTCGGCGTACCGCCGCGCAGTGTTTTCGCCGATAGACAACACCTACGCCCAAGCGTTCGGGGTGGATCCCGAGCTGGCGCTTGCTGCCGAGCAGAAAGCCGCGGCAGAGCGAGCTCAACGAG CGCGGCCGCTCAAAGGGGGGCTCAGGAAGACGGCGGCGGAGCAGGCCACGCCGGCGGCCGGCCGCCGGGGGAGGAGCGGCGCCGGCGGGGCCGCCGCGCGGCTCATGGAGAAGATCGTGCCAGGCGCGTCCGCCATGAAGGCCAAGTCCAGCAGCAAGAAGGACCAGTACCTGCTCAAGCGCCGGGACGCGCCCGAGGCCTCCTCCCCCGCCGCCCACCGCCAGCCGCAGCTCCCGGACGCGCCGCCGCCCGTGCCTGCGCCCGCGCTGGACGACGGCCCACCTGGATTCCCGGCCAGCGGCGACCCGCCCACGCCGCCGCTGCCTGGGAGCTCCATCGCGGACGAGGACTTCATGCTGCTGCAGAGGCGCACCCCGCTCGTCGAGGTCCCTCCTCCCGCCGCCCACCAGGCCCAGCCGACCGAGGGACCCGCCGGAGTCGCGGTCGCGCCCAAGAAGGTGACCAAGCCCAAGAAGCCCCGCAAGCGCGAGCGGGAGGAAGGTGCCGATGCCGATGCCGATGCTAGCCCCGACGCCGTAGACGCCGCCGGCGAgcccaagaagaggaagaaaaagaaggatCTTTCCAACCTGGACGGCTCTGGTGCCGGCAAGGCCGCCGTGGTTCAGGACCCCAACGGGCTTGACCTGACGCAGGTACTATCGGACATCCGGAACCTCCCGCTGGCTCCCTTCCATGGCGCCGACCGCCGCATCTCTGACACCGCTCGCTCCTTCGTCCTCGCGTTCCGCTCAAAATACTACAAGAAGAGCTACGAGAACGACCCACCGGAGGAGTCGAAGAAGATGAGCCTGGATAAGCCTACTGCCGCCGCGGTCCCTGACGGCCAGTCGCCCAAGAAGAAGAAGCCTGCTGCACCGAGGCCTGGCGCAGGCAATAATGACCCCACCAAAGCCGGCGTGAAGCGCGGGCCGTCGGACCGCCAGGGGGAGCTGGCCGTGAAGAAGAAAGCCAAGCTCGATAAGATCAAGACACTGTCCAGTGAGAAGAAGGCCGCCGGTCTCGGTCTGGAGCAGAAAGACACAGCGGCGGCGCAGCAGCAGGCAGCACGGGCTGCAGGCGGCGGCAAGGACAACAAGGCCGAGATGGGTGGTGCGGCAGCCAAGAAGAAggagccggcgccggcgcccagGGTCCGGACCCCGTCGCCGACGGCGCTGATGATGAAGTTCCCGCTGAAGAGCACGCTGCCGTCGGTGGCCTCCCTCAAGGCGCGGTTCGCGCGGTTCGGCCCGCTGGACGTGGACGGCATCCGCGTGTACTGGAAGTCCCACATGTGCCGCGTCATCTACAGGTTCAAGTCCGACGCGGAGGCCGCGCTCAGGTACGCCAAGGACAACGCCATGTTCGGGCAGGTGGACACGCAGTACCACCTCCGCGAGGTCGAGTCGGGGACGGCGGGCCGCGAGCCGCCGCTGGCGGCGCCGGAAGCGCCCCCACAGCAGCAGAAACGCTCCGAGCTGCGGCTCATGGAGACCGCATCGTTCAGGCCGGGAAGCTCCGGGAATGGCGCTCCGCTGCCCATGTCCAGGGCCGGGGGCGTGCCGGCGCGTCCGGCAGTGGGGCAGCAGCAGCCCAAGTCGATCCTGAAGAAGAGCACCGATGAAGGAAACTCTGGGACCACCAGGGAGGTCTCCCGTGTGAAGTTCATGCTGGACGGCGCGGACGGCGGCAAGCTCGAGCCGCCCGCGCCGCCGGCGAGCGTTGGCGGCGGCAACGGCGCAGACGGGGGCGTCAAGGCCGCCAAATCCGTGGGGTTCGCTTCTTCTTCCCAGCCTCTGCAGCCACCCCCGCGCGCGCTGCAGCCGCCCATGCGCCCggcgctgcagcagcagcagcctccacGCGCCGCCGTCACGCAGCAGCTCCCTCCACCGCCGTCTCTGCAGCTGCAGCAGCATCTCCCGTACCACCAGCCTCGCGTCGCCGACGGGCCTCCGCAGGTCCTTCCCTCAGGTCAGCTGCTGGCGTACCCACCTCGCGGCCACGGCGAGGGCCCCTCCGCGCTCCCTGGGCCACCACTGCCGCCGCTGCCGTACCAGCCTCGCCCCTCCGGCTTCCCTGGTggacagcagcagcaggtggGGTACCCGCCTCGCTCCGGCGACAGCCCGCCGCTCCTCGccggacagcagcagcagcagttccCGCCTCGTCCCGTCAACGCAAACGCCGCCGAGGAGGTCCCGGCGTGGAAGAGAGGGGAGAAGGAGTTCAAGGAGGAGGTGTGGAGGCTGATGACGGGGATCGCCAAGATGGTGGAGCCGCTGACCGACAAGAACGGCTTCTTCCCCTACCACCTGTTCCGAGCACAGTGA